The Lactuca sativa cultivar Salinas chromosome 2, Lsat_Salinas_v11, whole genome shotgun sequence genome includes the window ATCTGTCGGAAAGAGTGATACTGAAGGTACCAAACGGTGACGTTTGGCGAGTTGACATACAGAAATCAGGGGATGAGATTTGGCTGGAAAACGGTTGGCCGGAATTTGCAGAACATTACGGATTAAGATTTGGGCATTTGTTGATGTTCAACTACGAAGGGTTTTCCATATTTGGTGTGATTATATTCGATACAAGTGCATCGGAGATAGTTTATCCTCCTATGAAGAAAGATCCACTCAGAAACTCTACAAAAGAGATGTCAAGAAAGACTCCACAACAAGTCAAACTTACTAAACCGAAGACTGTAAAGTTAGAAGAAGAGACATGTTCATCGAGTGAAGATGAAAGCCCTAGGGTCAAGATTAATGGTTTGTTTGAATGCATTAAATTTTTTTCTTTATGATGTTGATTTCTTGCAACACAAGTGGTTTAATATGAATAACTTGATTTTATTTTAGTTGGAGGTGAATATTCAAGAAAGAGTTTGACAGTTGGAAGAGTTAAAGCTACTTTCAAATCCCACAAACCTTTCTTCGTTGCTTTCATCCAAAAAACATATCTTGCGAGAAAAAGAGGACTGGTAATGAATTGGTTTATATCTTTCCACAAAAGGAAAAAAAGATCTTGATTCTTGATTCTTGAGTGAGTTTTTAATCTGTTTCCATGGATGCAGCGTGTACCAAATGAGTTCAGAAAGAAGTATTGGAGTGGTGGCAAGAAGCATAGCAAATATTTGCTTAAACTTACGAATGGTGGAAGACAAAAGACTTGGGAAGTTCTTGCATATGATGATGATTATTTAGGGTATGGTGACTGGATGATGTTTGTCAAAGAAAATGGTATTAAAGTTGG containing:
- the LOC111876639 gene encoding B3 domain-containing transcription factor VRN1 — encoded protein: MKSHRRLSPPESPVNFLKVILSDDTQSTGIRMPNKFTEKHGKDLSERVILKVPNGDVWRVDIQKSGDEIWLENGWPEFAEHYGLRFGHLLMFNYEGFSIFGVIIFDTSASEIVYPPMKKDPLRNSTKEMSRKTPQQVKLTKPKTVKLEEETCSSSEDESPRVKINVGGEYSRKSLTVGRVKATFKSHKPFFVAFIQKTYLARKRGLRVPNEFRKKYWSGGKKHSKYLLKLTNGGRQKTWEVLAYDDDYLGYGDWMMFVKENGIKVGHICVFELIHTHQNVFHVTIIRSTT